The genomic interval AATGGCAAGTTGATCCTGAGCGAAGCTGCCCAGTGATCGGTGTCGCCTGAGCCGGCCTCTTCGCGGCTAAACCCGCTCCCACACAGGTAATGCGATCCCTGTGGGAGCGGGTTTACCCGCGAAGAGGCCGGCTCAGGCAATGCGAAGCTGTCAGGTATAAAAAAAGCACCCCGAGGGGTGCTTTTGGCTTTCTGGCAATCCGCGCTTAGCGCTTCATGCTTTCCGGCAGGTGTGGCTGGATAGCGGTCAGTACGGCCTTGAAGCACTTGATGTTGCCTGCAACGATGTGGCCTTTGTCGAGGAAGTCGTGGCCACCGTTGAAGTCGCTCACCAGGCCACCGGCTTCCTGGATCAGCAGCACGCCGGCTGCCATGTCCCACTCGGCCAGGCCCGACTCCCAGAAGGCGTCGAAACGGCCAGCGGCCACATAGGCCAGGTCCAGGCTGGCGGAGCCGGCGCGGCGGATGCCGGCGGTCTGGCCAGTCAGGGCGCGGAACATGCCCAGGTAGTTGTCCATGTCGGCCATCTGGCCATCACGGAACGGGAAGCCGGTACCCAGCAGGGCGCCTTCCAGGCTGGTGCGCGAGCTTACACGCAGGCGGCGGCCATTGAGCTGGGCGCCACGGCCGCGGCTGGCGGTGAATTCTTCCTGGCGTACGGGGTCGAGCACCACGGCGTGCTCAAGGCGGCCACGGTATTTGCAGGC from Pseudomonas fortuita carries:
- the suhB gene encoding type III secretion system regulator SuhB; this encodes MQPMLNIALRAARSASELIFRSIERLDSIKVDEKEAKDYVSEVDRAAEQKIVDALRKAYPNHSIQGEETGMHAGTGEEGKDYLWIIDPLDGTTNFLRGIPHFAVSIACKYRGRLEHAVVLDPVRQEEFTASRGRGAQLNGRRLRVSSRTSLEGALLGTGFPFRDGQMADMDNYLGMFRALTGQTAGIRRAGSASLDLAYVAAGRFDAFWESGLAEWDMAAGVLLIQEAGGLVSDFNGGHDFLDKGHIVAGNIKCFKAVLTAIQPHLPESMKR